One region of Drosophila teissieri strain GT53w chromosome 2L, Prin_Dtei_1.1, whole genome shotgun sequence genomic DNA includes:
- the LOC122626550 gene encoding uncharacterized protein LOC122626550 yields the protein MEIQPIKIALDEEMADFFKQPPGEDGSTEAYDLHMGILELSVSLGNFTHDVEKSVHFIAESNTPLNSSFELVFLNDFRMQFERLQQGKDPEERTLHETRGDLFMRLYKELVDIEPDEIKRCEYLKLFHDLFDSVQPKLNGLQEPFTYRMELIDRMHGQVQSILERLSRTPVAKETSSDSGMNIYLESKTFGNEINTKSLPMIVGLNKEICYQDKKLELRKVHNEILHVEGYSLIESYTEIISCPLMGIRIDDGFTVVTYEKERSEPKDTSPKPKTSKNDLKMEMISPNFHENNISISSENLVNISFIDKVLLAVYDYIDCEESVCYMEPVGNSIRNLDGCYDNNFVLVSSVASNEKGLKSANEHVVYTKEGLYNGTGEMNDALPNKIEVSKSCLAKEVIFPFTFEKDRIGHKNFPFSMSCVDKHGASYSVEKEISGNATFTDDPNKKKDYYCDTSNSEFKLYDSSRAQPLPYNGTATCSIKRLYKGACKIPIAVHSCKSPLAALKNSAGKLSENKFDKYTQSNLEKMKDLFVDYKNKLEEINEVVEKQLPAIEIKCLAFSESEEIDADDKSLLQKNNLKSPTVLSKPEDESLNQLRQAVSNIKINILKEVDKSLELTLKNSSHILSKKPSKESTKNETKNYGRNSRFTDGLRMQFPRALSHNIGRPKDSVNIIPQNQSFKSHYKPVSPKKATSNLCPRKKLDKPLPKLYENNQKTVLRKDNITLPPRNNDNCQDSPLVKNAMSLKTTPVKSEQYLARGCGDVNIKPKLSEITQSAEEFEQNVIKVEASNCLQVKSSKNRDIADLIADPKDLSLSTHNSNIYICEECCDQDELETISPIFSQVNQTVRDGRLNVLNEKDNVYMFKDTNSRQKICADGIEHLEELSSSSCKFRIDLCTEGCDLRNNPEKLNEFGYGENISPTLSQITQTSNLVRQQVLNKMDKFLSDISGINIPIKDEEDSLMLVERRSGGSKEHSCNLSINILEGFSDISQRLTSGHQPDDQDKLSPILGQITKTVSDVKINILNEVDKSLSQLTLRSVSAVLQNRKSNEYLSKLQKSQVLNYTTDDSTLFDLSEESVVKVNPLGNVETFISEWTLNHPSNAILGKQRSRNVRHKWETSELCECSDTELSSKNSNQILYLCKNCNVKVNYSKEEDKYIAEGFSINKRKCKVTERNDLITLKATSVEFSRKPRPKWQHQRYVIAAPRVIVKSFKSNPAYEWPPEDPNGPDLYEQLDQFIEITGQKKYCADGDIVTASIQHRLSQVLKRIISRAPEDMNFPDLMTIVGKGKLEQLLTRKEQAAYDSLRWQSRDKGDQDLSAESLFTDALHGMMGYGSPHLRVSPLTGRLLLRSPQHQMSISESYLLLTVGHLGYCYRELNEHLVMLAEQGETAVALRKCLQKYLLNFHQFYDAQKRNPCSLLALYRRTLHFQQQFEWLLEVFNNVQKAKSIVVSLYEESSRRIGFQRNLLLKWLRVIIQPFIFDLHQWLLNGRLPSNNLDRFLIEQTKSLKIDEFWEKRYRITEFFCGIFDLQLSEILISVGKTLEYADKYLAINVETCLPRKELRSMLFETFDQFFRHGDQEPLHNFVRKLHLEVSSKVLKHLRMIKTNPKHLFSELHKYIMLTDLKFTNEFLNTFAPILGDTESSFNIRLFNKMKDKMLHKPVPDIYIDKCQSEGSRCWSMLILRWKMPVHWKALLGGESKEYEAIFTAMWRFHYVYYVLCERVHRQQKQFRNRIEFKCFEDLYDTFKCFSKLINACMRLMNVLREYFLDYLLEPAFARLLLACKHANTVDQLLDANRQYLRTIMLGCLQTKHLRKPHQYLERLYDLILRLDDKQQKFLKLSQISVDYVNKVRVKKPQIIVSNYYREQMLQFRWTCQNYSDVINEMRDQFDSAMISFLLSLHLADEDSLRRLAKRLDPECYYMEKDNRLGLVQLFEFKRKAKDKKSLKIT from the coding sequence ATGGAGATACagccaattaaaattgcactaGATGAAGAAATGGCTGATTTTTTTAAGCAACCACCTGGAGAGGATGGCAGTACCGAGGCCTATGACCTTCATATGGGAATCTTGGAATTGAGTGTTAGTCTTGGTAACTTTACTCACGATGTGGAAAAGTCTGTACATTTCATAGCCGAAAGCAATACGCCCTTGAACAGTTCCTTTGAGCTGGTATTCCTCAATGATTTTCGAATGCAATTCGAACGGTTGCAACAAGGAAAGGATCCTGAGGAAAGAACTCTTCACGAGACTCGGGGGGACTTGTTTATGCGTCTCTATAAGGAACTGGTGGACATAGAGCCGGATGAGATAAAGCGATGCGAGTACCTAAAACTGTTCCATGATCTATTTGATTCCGTTCAACCAAAACTAAACGGACTTCAAGAGCCGTTTACTTATCGCATGGAACTCATCGATCGTATGCATGGCCAGGTTCAAAGCATACTGGAACGACTTAGTCGAACTCCAGTTGCCAAAGAAACATCCTCTGACTCCggaatgaatatttatttggaatcGAAAACGTTcggaaatgaaataaacacaaaaagctTACCGATGATTGTGGGCTTGAATAAGGAAATATGTTATCAAGACAAAAAACTCGAGTTGCGCAAAGTGCATAATGAAATATTACATGTGGAAGGTTATAGTTTAATTGAAAGTTATACTGAAATAATTTCCTGCCCTTTAATGGGCATCAGAATTGATGACGGATTTACTGTGGTTACTTATGAAAAAGAAAGATCTGAACCAAAAGATACGTCCCCCAAACCGAAAACTTccaaaaatgatttgaaaatggaaatgatcTCACCAAATTTTCATGAAAACAATATTTCTATTTCTTCAGAAAATTTGGTTAACATTTCTTTTATCGATAAGGTTCTTCTAGCTGTTTATGATTATATTGACTGTGAAGAAAGTGTCTGCTACATGGAACCAGTGGGAAATTCTATTCGCAATTTGGATGGCTGCTATGACAATAATTTTGTACTCGTTTCTTCAGTTGCTAGTAATGAAAAAGGCTTAAAGAGCGCTAATGAACATGTAGTTTATACAAAGGAGGGCCTTTATAATGGCACAGGTGAAATGAATGATGCATTACCCAACAAAATAGAGGTATCTAAAAGTTGTTTAGCTAAAGAAGTAATATTTCCATTTACCTTTGAAAAAGATCGAATTGGTCATAAAAACTTCCCATTTTCTATGAGTTGTGTAGATAAACATGGTGCATCATACAGTGTGGAAAAGGAAATTTCTGGAAACGCAACGTTTACTGATGAtccgaataaaaaaaaagattattaTTGTGATACTTCAAATTCGGAATTCAAGTTGTATGATTCTAGTAGAGCTCAACCTCTTCCTTATAATGGTACTGCTACATGTTCAATAAAACGTTTATATAAAGGAGCATGTAAAATTCCTATAGCAGTTCATTCTTGTAAGTCTCCCCTAGCTGCTCTCAAAAATAGTGCTGGTAAATTATccgaaaacaaatttgataAATATACTCAAAGCAATCTTGAAAAAATGAAGGATTTATTTGTagattataaaaataaactggAGGAAATAAACGAAGTAGTTGAAAAACAATTGCCGGCTATAGAAATTAAATGTCTAGCATTTTCTGAATCTGAAGAAATTGATGCCGACGATAAAAGCCTCTtacagaaaaataatttaaaatcgCCAACTGTATTGTCAAAGCCGGAGGATGAAAGTTTGAATCAACTAAGGCAAGCAGTgagtaatattaaaataaatatcttgAAAGAAGTGGACAAGTCCCTGGAACTGACCCTTAAAAATTCTTCTCACATACTATCGAAAAAACCGTCTAAGGAATCAACTAAGAACGAGACAAAAAACTACGGTCGAAATTCCAGATTTACAGACGGGCTTCGAATGCAATTTCCAAGAGCACTTTCCCATAATATTGGTAGACCCAAGGATTCGGTCAACATAATACCCCAAAACCAATCGTTTAAGTCCCATTACAAGCCAGTGAGTCCAAAGAAGGCTACATCAAATCTATGTCCGAGAAAAAAACTTGATAAGCCCTTGCCAAAATTGTatgaaaataatcaaaaaactGTATTACGCAAAGACAACATTACTTTACCTCCACGTAACAATGATAACTGTCAGGACAGCCCTTTAGTTAAGAATGCAATGAGTTTAAAGACAACACCAGTAAAATCTGAACAATATTTAGCTAGGGGGTGTGGTGATGTAAACATTAAACCGAAATTAAGTGAAATTACGCAGTCGGCTGAAGAATTTGAACAGAACGTTATAAAAGTGGAAGCTTCAAACTGCTTGCAggtaaaaagcagcaaaaataGGGATATTGCAGATCTAATTGCAGACCCGAAAGATTTAAGTTTATCAACTCATAAttcaaacatatatatttgtgaaGAGTGTTGTGATCAGGATGAATTGGAAACGATTTCACCGATTTTTAGTCAAGTAAATCAAACGGTTAGAGATGGTAGGCTAAACGTTCTAAATGAAAAGGATAATGTTTACATGTTTAAGGATACAAACAGCAGACAAAAGATCTGTGCAGATGGGATTGAACATTTGGAAGAATTAAGTTCATCTTCATGTAAATTTAGAATTGATCTATGTACGGAAGGATGCGATTTAAGAAATAACCCagagaaattaaatgaattcgGTTACGGGGAAAATATTTCACCAACATTGAGTCAAATTACCCAAACGAGTAATCTTGTTAGGCAGCAAGTATTAAATAAGATGGACAAGTTTTTGTCCGATATTTCCGGGATAAATATTCCTATAAAAGATGAAGAAGATTCCCTCATGTTAGTTGAGAGGCGTAGTGGAGGTTCGAAAGAACACTCATGTAATTTAAGCATTAATATCTTGGAGGGATTCTCTGATATAAGTCAAAGGTTAACTTCAGGTCACCAACCCGATGATCAAGACAAACTTTCACCGATACTAGGTCAAATTACGAAAACAGTTAGTGATGTCAAGATCAACATTTTGAATGAAGTTGATAAATCTTTGTCGCAATTAACCTTAAGAAGTGTTTCTGCCGTCTTACAGAATCGAAAATCGAATGAATATTTGAGTAAGCTGCAAAAAAGCCAGGTATTAAATTATACAACAGATGACAGTACTTTGTTTGATTTGTCTGAGGAAAGTGTGGTTAAGGTAAATCCTTTAGGAAATGTTGAAACATTTATATCTGAATGGACTTTAAACCATCCTTCTAATGCTATACTTGGAAAACAGCGCTCGAGAAATGTAAGACACAAGTGGGAAACTTCAGAATTATGCGAATGCTCTGATACCGAGCTGTCAAGTAAGAACAGTAATCaaattctttatttatgtAAGAATTGTAATGTGAAGGTAAACTACTCAAAGGAGGAGGATAAATACATTGCTGAAGGTTTtagtataaataaaagaaaatgcaaagtgaCTGAGAGGAATGATTTGATTACTTTAAAGGCTACTTCTGTAGAGTTCAGTAGAAAACCTAGACCCAAATGGCAGCATCAACGTTATGTTATTGCCGCCCCTCGCGTTATAGTTAAGTCCTTTAAGTCGAACCCCGCATATGAATGGCCCCCTGAAGACCCAAATGGTCCCGATTTATACGAGCAACTGGATCAATTCATTGAGATCACgggccaaaaaaaatactGCGCAGATGGTGATATAGTTACCGCATCGATACAACATCGGTTAAGTCAGGTTTTAAAACGTATCATAAGTAGAGCGCCTGAGGATATGAACTTCCCCGATTTGATGACTATTGTGGGAAAAGGTAAGTTGGAACAGTTGCTCACTAGAAAGGAACAAGCCGCATATGATTCCTTGCGGTGGCAGTCGCGGGATAAAGGTGATCAGGATTTATCTGCAGAGTCTCTATTCACTGATGCTCTCCATGGAATGATGGGCTACGGATCGCCCCATTTGAGGGTATCGCCATTAACAGGAAGACTTCTATTGCGTTCACCCCAGCATCAGATGAGCATAAGTGAGTCCTATCTGCTGTTGACCGTCGGCCACTTGGGATACTGTTATCGGGAGCTGAACGAACATCTAGTAATGCTTGCCGAACAGGGTGAAACTGCTGTTGCCCTTAGAAAATGTCTACAAAAGTATCTTCTTAATTTCCACCAATTTTATGATGCACAGAAAAGGAATCCCTGCTCACTGCTTGCCTTGTATCGCAGAACTCTACATTTTCAGCAGCAATTTGAGTGGTTACTAGAGGTGTTTAACAATGTTCAGAAAGCAAAGTCTATTGTGGTCTCCCTTTATGAGGAATCAAGCCGAAGAATCGGATTTCAAAGAAACTTACTTCTCAAATGGTTAAGAGTTATAATTCAACCATTTATATTTGATCTCCACCAATGGCTTTTGAATGGCCGACTGCCCTCTAATAATCTCGATAGGTTCCTTATAGAACAAActaaatctttaaaaatagaTGAATTTTGGGAAAAACGTTACCGGATCACAGAGTTTTTCTGTGGTATTTTTGACCTTCAGTTAAGTGAAATTCTGATAAGTGTCGGCAAAACTTTGGAATATGCAGATAAGTATTTGGCCATTAACGTTGAAACTTGTCTGCCTAGAAAAGAGCTTCGTAGCATGTTGTTCGAGACATTCGATCAGTTCTTTCGGCATGGCGATCAGGAACCACTCCACAATTTTGTTAGAAAACTGCACTTGGAAGTATCCAGCAAGGTCCTAAAACATCTTCGGATGATTAAGACCAATCCGAAGCACCTGTTTTCTGAGCTCCATAAGTACATAATGCTTACGGATCTTAAGTTTACCAATGAGTTCCTCAATACGTTCGCGCCCATCCTTGGTGATACCGAGAGTTCCTTCAATATACGACTTTTTAACAAAATGAAAGATAAAATGTTGCACAAACCAGTTCCGGACATCTATATAGATAAATGCCAGTCCGAGGGATCCAGGTGTTGGTCAATGCTTATACTCCGATGGAAGATGCCGGTCCATTGGAAAGCTTTACTCGGCGGGGAATCCAAGGAGTACGAGGCTATATTCACCGCCATGTGGAGATTCCATTATGTTTACTATGTGCTCTGTGAAAGAGTACATAGGCAACAGAAGCAGTTTCGCAATcgtattgaatttaaatgctttgaaGACCTTTATGACACATTCAAATGTTTCTCCAAGTTGATAAACGCCTGCATGCGCCTGATGAATGTTCTAAGGGAGTATTTCTTGGACTATTTATTGGAGCCAGCATTCGCGAGACTTTTGTTGGCCTGCAAGCACGCAAATACCGTCGATCAATTACTGGACGCCAATAGACAATATTTGAGGACCATCATGTTGGGGTGCCTGCAAACAAAACATCTACGAAAACCCCATCAATATCTGGAGCGACTTTATGATCTCATACTTAGACTTGATGATAAgcagcaaaagtttttaaaactgAGTCAAATTTCAGTGGACTATGTGAATAAAGTTCGCGTGAAGAAACCACAAATTATAGTTTCCAACTATTACAGGGAACAAATGTTGCAGTTTCGTTGGACCTGTCAAAATTACTCGGATGTGATAAATGAGATGAGAGATCAATTTGATTCCGCAATGATTAGCTTTTTATTGAGTCTTCACTTAGCTGACGAGGACTCATTAAGGAGGCTAGCCAAAAGGTTGGACCCCGAGTGCTATTATATGGAGAAGGATAATAGATTGGGTCTAGTGCAACTTTTTGAGTTTAAGAGGAAGGCGAAAGACaaaaaatcacttaaaattacttaa
- the LOC122626034 gene encoding histone-lysine N-methyltransferase SETMAR-like, whose amino-acid sequence MEKSEFRVLIKHYFLRKKSITETKERLDKYYGDSAPSISMVKKWFTEFRCGRTSTSDAERSGRPKEVVMPEIVDKIHGMILDDRRMKVREVAEAVGISTERVHHILHEYLDMKKLSARWVPRLLTHDHKRNRVTISKECLAMFNRNPNEFLRRFVTVDETWIHHTTPETKEQSRQWVSPGERAPKKAKVGLSANKVMATVFWDAQGIIHIDYLEKGKTITGE is encoded by the coding sequence atggaaaaaagtgaatttcgtgtgctaattaagcattattttttgcgtAAAAAATCCATCACCGAAACCAAGGAAAgacttgataaatattatgggGACTCTGCACCATCAATTTCAATGGTTAAGAAATGGTTTACTGAGTTCCGTTGTGGTCGTACCAGTACAAGTGATGCCGAACGTTCAGGTCGCCCAAAAGAGGTCGTCATGCCAGAAATCGTCGACAAAATCCATGGAATGATATTGGATGATCGGAGAATGAAAGTGCGTGAGGTAGCTGAGGCTGTAGGCATCTCAACTGAACGGGTACATCACATTTTACATGAATATTTGGACATGAAAAAGCTTTCCGCGCGATGGGTGCCGCGATTGCTCACACACGACCATAAGCGCAACCGTGTGACCATTTCAAAGGAGTGTTTGGCGATGTTCAACCGCAATCCAAACGAATTTTTGCGCCGTTTCGTTACCGTAGACGAAACATGGatccaccacaccacaccagagACCAAAGAACAATCAAGACAGTGGGTTTCTCCGGGTGAACGTGCACCAAAGAAGGCCAAGGTGGGTCTGTCGGCCAACAAGGTCATGGCCACAGTTTTTTGGGATGCACAAGGTATCATTCACATCGATTACCTTGAAAAGGGTAAAACGATCACCGGCGAATAA